The following proteins are encoded in a genomic region of Ammospiza caudacuta isolate bAmmCau1 chromosome 3, bAmmCau1.pri, whole genome shotgun sequence:
- the RHOB gene encoding rho-related GTP-binding protein RhoB, whose translation MAAIRKKLVVVGDGACGKTCLLIVFSKDEFPEVYVPTVFENYVADIEVDGKQVELALWDTAGQEDYDRLRPLSYPDTDVILMCFSVDSPDSLENIPEKWVPEVKHFCPNVPIILVANKKDLRNDEHVRNELARMKQEPVRTEDGRAMAIRIQAYDYLECSAKTKEGVREVFETATRAALQKRYGTQNGCINCCKVL comes from the coding sequence ATGGCTGCCATCCGCAAGAAACTGGTGGTGGTGGGGGACGGTGCCTGTGGCAAGACTTGCCTCCTCATCGTCTTCAGCAAGGACGAGTTTCCCGAGGTCTACGTGCCCACCGTCTTCGAGAACTACGTGGCGGACATCGAGGTGGACGGCAAGCAGGTGGAGCTGGCCCTGTGGGACACGGCCGGCCAGGAGGACTATGACCGCCTGCGTCCGCTTTCCTACCCGGACACCGATGTCATCCTCATGTGCTTCTCTGTGGACAGCCCGGACTCGCTGGAGAACATCCCGGAGAAGTGGGTGCCCGAAGTCAAGCACTTCtgccccaatgtccccatcaTCCTGGTGGCCAACAAGAAGGACCTGCGGAACGACGAGCACGTTCGGAACGAGCTGGCCCGCATGAAGCAGGAGCCGGTGCGCACCGAGGACGGCCGGGCCATGGCCATTCGCATCCAGGCCTACGACTACCTGGAGTGCTCGGCCAAAACCAAGGAGGGTGTCCGGGAGGTCTTCGAGACTGCCACCcgggcagccctgcagaagcGCTACGGCACCCAGAACGGCTGCATCAACTGCTGCAAAGTGCTATAG